GTGATCCACGCTTTCGCCGTTCCTTCCTTCGGCATCAAGATCGACGCGGTTCCCGGCCGTCTCAACGAGACCTGGTTCAATGCCCGCGAGACCGGCATCTATTATGGTCAGTGCTCCGAGCTTTGCGGCAAGGACCACGCCTATATGCCGATCGCGGTGCGCGTTGTCAGCGCGGAAGAATATGAAGCCTTCATCACGGCCTTCACTGAAAGCCGCGACTATGCGACTGCAGCCGCCGTGCTGCCGGCGTTGTAAGATCTAGGGTCAGAGGAACAGAAAATGGCAAATACCGCGCACCTCGAAGCCCAGGCGACCGGGCACGACCACGCCAGCCACGACCATCGCAACCCCTCGGGCTGGCGCCGCTGGGTCTATTCGACCAACCACAAGGACATCGGTATCATGTACCTGGTGTTCTCCATCGTCGCCGGCGTGATCGGCGGCCTGCTTTCGGGCGCGATGCGCCTGGAACTGCAGGAGCCGGGCATCCAGATATTCCACGGCCTTGCCGCCATGGCCTATGGCGTTGACGGCGATGCCGCGCTCGATGCCGGCAAGCATATGTTCAACGTGTTCGTCTCGGCCCACGCGCTGATCATGGTGTTCTTCACCGTGATGCCGGCGACCATGGGTGGTTTCGCCAATTACTTCGCTCCGTTGATGGTCGGTGCGCCCGATACCGCTTTCCCGCGGATCAATAACATCGCCTTCTGGCTGCTGCCGCCGGCTTTGCTGCTGCTCGTGCTGTCCATGTTCTTCGAGGGACCGGCCGGCGCTCTCGGTTTTGGCGGCGGCTGGACGGCCTATCCGCCGCTGGCAACGTCCGGCCATCCCGGTCCGGCAACCGACTTCGTGATCTTCTCGATCCATATTGCCGGCATCAGCTCTATCCTGGGCGCCATCAACCTGATCACCACCATTCTCAATATGCGTGCTCCCGGCATGACGCTGCACAAGATGCCGCTTTTTGCCTGGTCCGTTCTGGTGACCGCGTTCCTGTTGCTCATGGCCCTGCCGGTGCTGGCCGGCGCCATCACGATGATGCTGACCGACCGCAATTTCGGCACGACCTTCTTCTCGCCGGAGGGCGGCGGTGACCCGGTTCTGTACCAACACCTGTTCTGGTTCTTCGGGCATCCCGAAGTGTACATCATGATCCTTCCGGGCTTTGGCATGGTCTCCCATATCGTGGCTACCTTCAGCCGCAAGCCGGTCTTCGGCTATATGGCCATGGCCTATGCCATGGTGGCGATCGGCTTTGTCGGTTTCGTCGTGTGGGCCCACCACATGTACACGACCGGCCTCAGCCTCGATGTCCAGCGCTACTTCGTGGCCGCCACCATGGTTATCGCGGTGCCGACAGGGGTGAAAATCTTCTCCTGGATCGCCACGATGTGGGGTGGGTCCATCACCTTCCGCAGTCCCATGCTCTGGGCCATCGGCTTCATCTTCCTGTTCACCGTTGGCGGTGTGACCGGCGTGGTGCTTGCCAATGCGGGCGCAGACCGTCTGCTGCACGACACCTATTACGTGGTGGCGCATTTCCACTACGTGCTGTCGCTGGGCGCCGTGTTCTCGATGTTTGCGGGCTGGTATTACTGGTTCCCGAAAATGTTCGGCTACATGTATTCCGAGTTCCTGGCCAAGCTGCATTTCTGGATCATGTTCATCGGTGTGAACCTGATCTTCTTCCCGCAGCACTTCCTGGGACTGGCCGGCATGCCGCGTCGTTACATCGACTACCCGGATGCCTTCGCCCTGTGGAACCGTGTCTCCTCCATCGGCTACTACATCACCTTCGTTGCGATGATCGTGTTCTTCTACGCAACCTGGGAAGCCATCCGGAAGAAGCGCGTGGCCGGTGACAATCCGTGGGGTGATGGTGCGACCACGCTGGAGTGGACCCTTTCCTCTCCGCCGCCGTTCCACCAGTTCACCACCCTGCCCAAGATCGAGTCGAGGGACGCGCACTAGACGCGGGCAGAAAAAAGTTCAGCGTATCGCGCCACAGGTGCGATACGCCTTTTGAAGGAAAGACCAGTGACCTATTTCGACGACAAGGCAGACATTGCCGCAATGAACGGGGGCGCGCGGGTCGAGGATTACCTCGCATCGCTCAAGCCGCGCGTCATGTCGTTGGTCGTGTTCACGGCCCTGGTCGGCATGCTCGTCGCTCCGGCCAGCATCAATCCGGTGATCGGTTTCATCGCCATTGCCTGCATCGCCATTGGCGCGGGCGCCTCGGGCGCGCTCAATATGTGGTACGATGCCGATATCGACGCGGTCATGAGCCGCACGCAGAACCGGCCCATTCCCGCCGGCCGGATGAGCCCGGGGGAGGCACTGGCCTTCGGCCTCGTCCTCTCGGCCTTCTCGATAATTTTGCTGGGCTTGGCGACGAACTGGGTTGCTGGCGGCTTTCTCGCCTTCACCATCTTTTTCTATGCCGTCGTCTATACGATCTGGCTCAAGCGCTCGACGCCGCAGAACATCGTCATCGGCGGTGCGGCCGGGGCCTTTCCGCCCATGGTGGGTTGGGCCGCCGTGACCGGCACGCTCTCCTGGGAGAGCTTTGCGCTCTTCCTCATCATCTTTCTCTGGACCCCGCCGCATTTCTGGGCGCTGGCGCTCTACAAGCAGGGCGATTACGGCGCGGCTGGCGTGCCCATGATGCCCAATGTGGCTGGTGAAAAGTCCACCAAGTGGCAGATTTTCGTCTATTCGCTACTGCTGGCGGCCGCGAGCCTGCTGCCGCTCTGGCTCGGTTTTTCCGGCTGGATCTACGGCGCGGTCGCGCTGGTCACTGGCCTGAGCTTCGTCTGGCTCTCGGTGCGCCTGCTGCGTGCGCCGGAAGGGGCGGGGATGCGGCGCACCGCCCGTTCGCTCTTCACCTATTCGCTGAGCTATCTTTTCGTGCTGTTTCTGGCGCTGCTCACCGACACAATCGCCCTACGGCTAGGAGTGATCTAAAATGACTGGCGAACATGGCGCGCGGCTTGCGCCCAACGAGATGACACCGGAGCAGGAGGCGAGCTTCCGCAAGCAACGCCGCCGCCGCGCGCTGGCGCTGGCGGGTGCTTTGATCCTGTTCGCAATCACCTTCTATGTGCTGACCCTCATCAAGATGGGACCGGCCCTGTTCGATCGGACGCTTTAATGGCTGATGTTTCCGCTCCCCTCCATGGCAATGGCGGAAGCCGCAACAATCGTGTTGGGCTGACGCTTGCTGCAATTGTTATTGGCATGGTGGGGCTCGCGTTCGCCTCGGTGCCGCTCTACCGGCTTTTCTGCCAGGTGACCGGCTTCGGCGGCACCCCGCAGATCGCCGCCGAGAATCCCAAGGGCATCATCGACCGTGAGATGAAGGTGCGCTTCGACGTCAATGTGGAAAAGGCGCTGCCCTGGACCGTCAAGGCGGCTGCACCGGTTACCGATAAGATCGGCAAGGTGGATACGGTCAATTACATTGCCACCAATCATTCCGACAAGCCCGTCACCGGCCAGGCGATCTTCAACGTGGTGCCGGAAAGGGCCGGCGCCTATTTCAACAAGATCGAGTGCTTCTGTTTCACCGAACAGACGCTCCAGCCGGGCGAGACGGTGGAAATGCCCATCGTCTTCTTTGTCGATCCCGAACTCGATGATAATTTCGAACTCAACACCATCAAAGAGCTGACGCTCTCTTATACCTTCTACGCTTCAGACAGTGAGGGAAGCTGAACATGGCCGCCATCCAAAAGAACCATGATTATCACATGGTCGAACCCAGTCCCTGGCCGTTCGTCATGTCTGTTTCCTTGTTCCTGCTGGCGTTTGGCGGCATTGCCTGGATGCAGAACTGGACGCCCTGGCTGTTCTTCATCGGTCTGGCGGCCTTGTTCTACGGGTTTTATGCCTGGTGGTCCGATGTGGTGAAGGAAGCCAATAACGGCGTCGATCACACCCCGGTGGTGCAGCTCCATCACCGTTACGGCATGATGCTGTTCATCGGCTCCGAGATCATGTTCTTCGTCGCATGGTTCTGGGCGTATTTTGACGTCTTTTTCCGCTGGGACGATGTCGAGCAATATACCCGCTTCGCCGTGACCGGCGGGCAGTGGCCGCTCAATGGCGTCGAGATGTTCGATCCCTTCCATCTGCCGCTGTTCAATACGCTGATCCTGCTGACCTCGGGCACGACGGTTACCTGGGCGCACCACGCCTTGCTGGAAGGCGACCGCAAGGGCCTGCGCTGGGGGCTCGTGCTCACCGTCGCTCTGGGCGCATTGTTCACCTGCGTGCAGTTCCTGGAATATTCGCATGCCGGCTTCTCGTTTACCGGCAATCTTTATGGTTCGGCCTTCGTCATGGCGACCGGCTTCCACGGTTTCCACGTTCTGATCGGAACGGTCTTCCTGCTGGTTTGCCTGCTCCGCGCGGAAGCAGGTCACTTCACCAGGGAACGCCATCTGGGCTTCGAACTCGCCGCCTGGTATTGGCATTTCGTGGACGTGGTCTGGCTGTTCCTGTTCGCCTCGATCTATGTCTGGGGCAGCTGGGGCGTGACGTTGAGCCACTGATTGGCAAATCAAGTGGACAAGGGGCGCGGCATGGCTGCGCCCTTTTGCTTTGGAGAGCAAAGTTGAGCCAGCCCGACCCCATGCCCGAGAACGCAACAAGACGGCGCTTGCGCTGGAGTGACTGGCTTTTCAGTGCGTTGATGCTCGCATTGGCCGGAACCTGTGTGTTCCTGGGCAATTGGCAGATGGAGCGTCTGGGGGAGAAGGAAGCCTTGATCGCCGCCGTGGATGCCCGGCTGGACGCTGAGCCTATTCCTGCTCCACCGAGCCAAGACTGGGCCGCCCTCGATCTCCAGGCATGGAATTTTCAGCCGGTAACGCTGACCGGCAGCTTTCGCTATACCCAGACGGTAACGGTTTTCACGTCGCTGTCGGAGGCGCGCGGCCGTTTTTCCGGGCCCGGCTATTGGGTGGTGACCCCGTTCGAGCTTGCCGCAGGCGGCACCGTCTTCGTCAATCGCGGCTTCGTGCCGGAGCAATATCAGGAAGCGGCGGCCCTGGGTGATCTGCATGGCGACGATGCCGATACGGTGAGCGTCGTCGGGCTTTTCCGCCCCGGAGAAGCCGCCGGTTTCATGGTGCCCGACCCCGATATGTCCAACCGCATCGAATGGGTACGCGACCCGCAGCGCCTGGCGGCCATGGTCGATCCCGCCCTGGCTCCCATCGCACCCTTTTATGTCGATCTCCTCGCCGGCGCCGAGGGCGACCTGCCGCAGAGCGGCGAAACCGTGATGCAGTTCCCCAATAACCATTTCGGCTACGCATTGACCTGGTACGGGTTTGCCATCGTCGCGGTGATCATGCTGGGTTTCTGGTTGTGGCGTCAGCGGCGACCGGACCCGCCCGCCGCCTAGATGGCCTCAAACCTTGCGGCTGCCCTCGGCTTTGACTAGGTTGCAACAATTCTAGAAGGGCCCATTCCCTCGATGCTTTTTGTTTCCACGCGCGGCCAGGCGCCAGCGCTCGGCTTCTCTGATGCAGTTCTGGCAGGCCTGGCCACTGACGGCGGCCTCTACGTTCCCGCCCATTGGCCGCAGGTCAGCGCCGAAGAAATCGCCTCCTTTGCCGGCAAGCCCTATGCTGATGTCGCCTATGCGATCATCTCGCGTTTTGTCGAAGACGACATTCCGCCAGCCAGGCTCAAATCCATCATCGACGCCGCCTATCTCACCTTCCGTCATCCCTCGGTGGCGCCATTGGTGGAACTGGAGCCCGGCCATTTCCTGCTGGAACTGTTCCACGGCCCGACCCTGGCCTTCAAGGACGTGGCCATGCAGTTCCTGAGCCGGATCATGGATCATGTCCTGGCCGAGCGCGGATTGCGGGCCACCATTGTCGGCGCAACATCCGGAGACACGGGCTCGGCGGCCATTGAAGCGTTTCGCGGCCGCGATACCACCGATATTTTCATCCTCCATCCCAAGGGCCGTACCTCCGAGGTCCAGCGTCGGCAGATGACCACGGTGCTGGATGAGAACGTCCACAATATCGCGCTGGAAGGCACGTTCGACGATTGCCAGGACGCTGTGAAGGCCATGTTCAACAATCATGCCTTCCGGGATCGCGTGCGTCTGTCCGGCGTCAATTCCATCAATTGGGGCCGCATCGTCGCGCAGATCGTCTATTATTTCACGGCGGCCGTTTCCTTGGGCGCGCCACACCGGGCGGTGAGTTTCACCGTTCCCACCGGCAATTTCGGCGATATTTTTGCCGGCTATTGCGCCAAGCAGATGGGTCTGCCGATCGAAAAGCTGGTGATCGCCACCAATGCCAACGACATCCTGCGGCGTACGCTCGATACCGGTCGCTACGAAATGGCCGGCGTCGCGCCGACGATCAGCCCATCCATGGACATTCAGATTTCGTCCAATTTCGAACGATTGCTGTTTGAAAGCGCCGGACGCGATGCGGAGAAGGTGGGCCTCATGATGGCGGCTCTGAAGCAGTCGCGCGGCTTCGACTTGCCGGAAAAGTCCCTCGCCGCCATCCGCCGCGACTTCGCCGCCGGCACGACGGACGAAGCGACTACGCGCCAGGTGATCGCCGAAACGCAAAAAACCAGCGGCTACCTGCTCGATCCTCATACCGCCGTCGGCGTTGGCGTTGCGCGCCGCCTGCCGCATGACGGGACGCCGATGATTACCTTGGCAACGGCGCATCCGGCAAAGTTCCCCGCCGCCGTGGCGGAGGCCTCGGGGATCGAACCCGCTCTGCCGGCAT
This genomic stretch from Devosia sp. YIM 151766 harbors:
- the ctaD gene encoding cytochrome c oxidase subunit I, with protein sequence MANTAHLEAQATGHDHASHDHRNPSGWRRWVYSTNHKDIGIMYLVFSIVAGVIGGLLSGAMRLELQEPGIQIFHGLAAMAYGVDGDAALDAGKHMFNVFVSAHALIMVFFTVMPATMGGFANYFAPLMVGAPDTAFPRINNIAFWLLPPALLLLVLSMFFEGPAGALGFGGGWTAYPPLATSGHPGPATDFVIFSIHIAGISSILGAINLITTILNMRAPGMTLHKMPLFAWSVLVTAFLLLMALPVLAGAITMMLTDRNFGTTFFSPEGGGDPVLYQHLFWFFGHPEVYIMILPGFGMVSHIVATFSRKPVFGYMAMAYAMVAIGFVGFVVWAHHMYTTGLSLDVQRYFVAATMVIAVPTGVKIFSWIATMWGGSITFRSPMLWAIGFIFLFTVGGVTGVVLANAGADRLLHDTYYVVAHFHYVLSLGAVFSMFAGWYYWFPKMFGYMYSEFLAKLHFWIMFIGVNLIFFPQHFLGLAGMPRRYIDYPDAFALWNRVSSIGYYITFVAMIVFFYATWEAIRKKRVAGDNPWGDGATTLEWTLSSPPPFHQFTTLPKIESRDAH
- a CDS encoding heme o synthase, with the translated sequence MNGGARVEDYLASLKPRVMSLVVFTALVGMLVAPASINPVIGFIAIACIAIGAGASGALNMWYDADIDAVMSRTQNRPIPAGRMSPGEALAFGLVLSAFSIILLGLATNWVAGGFLAFTIFFYAVVYTIWLKRSTPQNIVIGGAAGAFPPMVGWAAVTGTLSWESFALFLIIFLWTPPHFWALALYKQGDYGAAGVPMMPNVAGEKSTKWQIFVYSLLLAAASLLPLWLGFSGWIYGAVALVTGLSFVWLSVRLLRAPEGAGMRRTARSLFTYSLSYLFVLFLALLTDTIALRLGVI
- a CDS encoding cytochrome c oxidase assembly protein, which codes for MADVSAPLHGNGGSRNNRVGLTLAAIVIGMVGLAFASVPLYRLFCQVTGFGGTPQIAAENPKGIIDREMKVRFDVNVEKALPWTVKAAAPVTDKIGKVDTVNYIATNHSDKPVTGQAIFNVVPERAGAYFNKIECFCFTEQTLQPGETVEMPIVFFVDPELDDNFELNTIKELTLSYTFYASDSEGS
- a CDS encoding cytochrome c oxidase subunit 3, producing the protein MAAIQKNHDYHMVEPSPWPFVMSVSLFLLAFGGIAWMQNWTPWLFFIGLAALFYGFYAWWSDVVKEANNGVDHTPVVQLHHRYGMMLFIGSEIMFFVAWFWAYFDVFFRWDDVEQYTRFAVTGGQWPLNGVEMFDPFHLPLFNTLILLTSGTTVTWAHHALLEGDRKGLRWGLVLTVALGALFTCVQFLEYSHAGFSFTGNLYGSAFVMATGFHGFHVLIGTVFLLVCLLRAEAGHFTRERHLGFELAAWYWHFVDVVWLFLFASIYVWGSWGVTLSH
- a CDS encoding SURF1 family protein yields the protein MSQPDPMPENATRRRLRWSDWLFSALMLALAGTCVFLGNWQMERLGEKEALIAAVDARLDAEPIPAPPSQDWAALDLQAWNFQPVTLTGSFRYTQTVTVFTSLSEARGRFSGPGYWVVTPFELAAGGTVFVNRGFVPEQYQEAAALGDLHGDDADTVSVVGLFRPGEAAGFMVPDPDMSNRIEWVRDPQRLAAMVDPALAPIAPFYVDLLAGAEGDLPQSGETVMQFPNNHFGYALTWYGFAIVAVIMLGFWLWRQRRPDPPAA
- the thrC gene encoding threonine synthase; this encodes MLFVSTRGQAPALGFSDAVLAGLATDGGLYVPAHWPQVSAEEIASFAGKPYADVAYAIISRFVEDDIPPARLKSIIDAAYLTFRHPSVAPLVELEPGHFLLELFHGPTLAFKDVAMQFLSRIMDHVLAERGLRATIVGATSGDTGSAAIEAFRGRDTTDIFILHPKGRTSEVQRRQMTTVLDENVHNIALEGTFDDCQDAVKAMFNNHAFRDRVRLSGVNSINWGRIVAQIVYYFTAAVSLGAPHRAVSFTVPTGNFGDIFAGYCAKQMGLPIEKLVIATNANDILRRTLDTGRYEMAGVAPTISPSMDIQISSNFERLLFESAGRDAEKVGLMMAALKQSRGFDLPEKSLAAIRRDFAAGTTDEATTRQVIAETQKTSGYLLDPHTAVGVGVARRLPHDGTPMITLATAHPAKFPAAVAEASGIEPALPAWLGDLYERPERVTVLDNDQRQIEDFIAARSRA